The following are encoded together in the Vigna unguiculata cultivar IT97K-499-35 chromosome 2, ASM411807v1, whole genome shotgun sequence genome:
- the LOC114170029 gene encoding protein FAR1-RELATED SEQUENCE 5-like, translated as MEFEPLSLSNEVIEFDMIGLGYDATIDMEHPVEDGEDLVNIDYSPAAANSVLAAGVGPHIFGGDTNLEPCQGMDFESEEAAKAFYNSYARRVGFSTRVSMSRRSRRDGSIIQRSFVCAKEGFRVEKEKHLVDGRVKRPRAETRVGCKAMLVVKIQDSGRWVVSSFVREHNHDLVPPDKVHCLRSHRHVAGPAKSLIDTLQSAGIGPSGIMSALIKEYGGISNIGFTERDCRNYMRSSRQRTLGGDTQILLDYLKSKQAENPSFFYDVQGDDDHCMSNILWVDPKARTNYTYFGDTVTFDTTYRSNRYRLPFAPFTGINHHGQPVLFGCALLINESEASFVWLFKTWLEAMSGRPPVSITTDHDRVICAAINHVFPGTRHRFCKWHIFKECQEKLSHVLSEHHNFEADLHKCINLTESIEEFESCWTCLTDRYDLQKHEWLQSIYNDRRQWVPVYLRDTFFAEMSITQRSDNINSYFDGYINASTTLQLFVKQYEKALESRFEKEVKADYDTINTTPILKTPSPMEKQAAGVYTRRLFIKFQEELVETLTFLANKVDEEEMITVYRVAKYGEMHRAYFVNFNSFEMKATCSCQMFEFCGLVCRHILTVFRVTNLLTLPSHYILKRWTRIAKSGVILDERTSNLSNGAHESLTIRFNNLRHQALKYVDEGVTSSEVYDVAISALREAANKVESATKNDGRQVIVNGTCEEYLHQSNGVTIRRSDPPFGSQQSSYKDEQDRTIEKLTRQLDRARRKCEVYRSNLLSILKDIEEQKLQLSVKVQNIKLGMKE; from the coding sequence ATGGAGTTTGAGCCTTTGAGTCTAAGCAACGAGGTCATTGAATTTGATATGATTGGTTTGGGGTACGATGCTACCATTGACATGGAGCACCCTGTTGAGGATGGTGAGGACCTTGTTAATATTGATTATAGTCCAGCTGCTGCTAATTCTGTTCTTGCTGCTGGTGTGGGGCCTCACATTTTTGGAGGGGACACTAACCTTGAACCTTGTCAAGGAATGGACTTTGAATCGGAAGAGGCTGCAAAGGCGTTCTACAATTCCTACGCTCGCCGTGTTGGCTTTAGCACGCGGGTGAGCATGTCTCGGCGCTCCAGGCGTGACGGTTCTATAATTCAGAGGTCCTTTGTGTGTGCCAAGGAAGGTTTTCGTGTGGAGAAGGAGAAGCATTTGGTCGATGGCAGAGTCAAGCGGCCACGTGCCGAAACCCGCGTTGGTTGCAAAGCCATGTTGGTTGTGAAAATTCAAGATTCTGGCAGATGGGTTGTTTCTTCATTTGTCAGAGAACATAATCATGACTTGGTTCCACCTGATAAGGTGCATTGCCTTCGTTCTCATCGTCATGTTGCGGGTCCGGCTAAGTCATTGATTGATACTTTGCAGAGTGCTGGAATAGGCCCAAGTGGAATAATGTCTGCTCTGATAAAAGAATACGGTGGAATTAGCAATATTGGTTTCACTGAGCGTGACTGTAGAAATTATATGAGAAGTAGTAGGCAAAGGACCCTTGGAGGTGACACTCAGATCCTTTTGGATTACTTGAAGAGCAAACAAGCAGAGAATCCTTCATTTTTCTATGATGTACAAGGTGACGATGATCACTGCATGAGTAATATCCTCTGGGTTGATCCCAAGGCAAGGACTAATTATACTTACTTCGGAGACACTGTCACCTTTGATACAACATATAGGTCTAACCGCTATAGATTACCTTTTGCACCTTTCACTGGCATAAATCATCATGGACAGCCTGTATTGTTTGGTTGTGCTCTCCTGATAAATGAATCCGAGGCATCTTTTGTCTGGCTTTTCAAAACCTGGCTTGAAGCAATGTCAGGTAGACCTCCAGTTTCAATTACTACTGATCATGATAGGGTGATCTGTGCAGCCATCAACCATGTATTTCCCGGTACCCGGCACCGATTTTGTAAGTGGCACATTTTTAAGGAGTGCCAAGAGAAGTTGTCTCATGTGCTTTCTGAACATCATAATTTTGAAGCTGACCTGCATAAATGCATTAACCTGACCGAGTCCATTGAGGAGTTTGAGTCTTGTTGGACCTGTCTAACTGATAGGTATGATCTCCAGAAACATGAATGGCTCCAATCAATATACAATGATAGGCGGCAGTGGGTACCGGTGTACTTGAGGGATACATTTTTTGCAGAAATGTCAATAACACAGCGAAGTGATAACATTAACTCTTATTTTGATGGATATATCAATGCATCAACAACACTTCAGCTTTTTGTGAAGCAGTATGAGAAGGCTCTGGAGAGCCGTTTTGAAAAAGAAGTCAAAGCTGACTATGACACTATTAACACCACTCCAATTCTGAAGACTCCATCACCTATGGAGAAACAGGCAGCAGGAGTTTACACAAGGAGGTTGTTTATCAAATTTCAAGAAGAGTTGGTTGAGACATTAACATTCTTGGCAAACAAAGTAGACGAAGAAGAAATGATTACCGTGTATAGAGTAGCCAAATATGGGGAAATGCACCGAGCCTACTTTGTCAACTTTAATTCGTTTGAGATGAAAGCTACTTGTAGCTGCCAGATGTTTGAGTTTTGTGGTCTAGTTTGTAGACATATATTAACTGTTTTTAGGGTGACAAACCTTCTTACTTTACCAtctcattatattttaaaaagatggACCAGGATTGCTAAAAGTGGTGTCATATTGGATGAACGTACTTCTAATTTGTCAAATGGTGCTCACGAATCTCTAACCATCCGATTCAACAATCTTCGTCACCAGGCTCTTAAATATGTTGACGAGGGAGTAACCTCTTCAGAAGTTTATGACGTAGCAATAAGTGCTCTTCGGGAGGCTGCGAATAAAGTGGAATCTGCAACAAAAAATGATGGAAGACAGGTTATTGTAAACGGAACTTGTGAAGAATACCTTCATCAAAGCAATGGAGTAACAATAAGACGCAGTGATCCTCCCTTTGGCTCGCAACAATCTTCATATAAG
- the LOC114173060 gene encoding protein PIN-LIKES 3-like, whose protein sequence is MGLVELLWVASMPVIKVLLITAVGLVLALENINLLGKDARIQVNNLVHYVLYPSLVGGNLADTITFENAVLLWFMPVNILITFIIGSALGWILVKLTRAPKHLEGLIIGVCSAGNVGFLPIIIVPAICKDKGSPFGDSNVCYQYGMAYTSLSMAVGAVYIWIYVYNIMRISASIVPKEEYRTSSFTQEASGEILDFVSEEEDLKNPEKDYVGDVDAYTLLLPSNESEKKVKASISAKIKDLSGKIFGNSNFKAVFSPTTLGSIVGLIVGVVPLIRKLMIGTDAPLHVIEDSVTMLGEAAIPVITLIMGANLLKGLKGANTSFCTILGIVVVRYIILPILGILVIKGATQLGLVQPDPLYQFVLLLEYALPPAMAIGTIAQLFGAGEGECSVIMLWTYGLASVAVTFWSTYYMWLVA, encoded by the exons ATGGGACTTGTGGAGCTTCTGTGGGTGGCATCTATGCCGGTGATCAAAGTGCTGCTAATCACTGCTGTTGGCTTAGTTCTTGCACtggaaaacataaatttattggGAAAAGATGCAAGGATACAAGTGAATAAT CTTGTACATTACGTGCTTTATCCTTCTCTGGTGGGTGGCAATTTGGCTGACACCATTACTTTTGAGAATGCTGTTTTACT gTGGTTCATGCCCGTCAATATCCTCATCACGTTTATAATAGGCTCGGCCTTAGGGTGGATCCTTGTAAAATTAACAAGGGCTCCCAAACACTTGGAAGGACTAATAATTGGTGTCTGTTCTGCAG GAAATGTAGGATTCTTGCCTATAATCATTGTCCCAGCTATATGTAAAGACAAAGGTAGTCCTTTCGGAGACTCCAATGTCTGCTATCAATATGGAATGGCTTATACTTCACTTTCTATGGCG GTTGGAGCTGTTTACATATGGATTTATGTGTACAACATAATGAGAATTTCAGCAAGTATAGTTCCCAAAGAAGAATATAGAACTAGCTCCTTCACACAGGAGGCTTCAGGGGAGATACTAGATTTCGTCTCTGAGGAAGAAGACCTCAAAAATCCTGAAAAGGATTACGTGGGTGATGTTGATGCATACACCCTATTGCTTCCTTCAAATGAATCTGAGAAGAAAGTGAAG GCATCAATCTCAGCTAAAATCAAAGACCTGTCAGGAAAGATTTTTGGCAACTCCAATTTCAAAGCCGTATTTTCACCGACAACTCTTGGATCG ATTGTTGGGCTTATTGTTGGCGTGGTTCCTCTGATACGTAAACTCATGATTGGCACCGATGCTCCACTTCATGTGATTGAAGACTCTGTTACCATGTTGGG TGAAGCCGCAATCCCAGTTATAACTCTTATAATGGGAGCAAACCTTCTTAAAG GCTTGAAGGGAGCAAATACTTCATTCTGTACAATTCTTGGAATAGTAGTAGTTCGATATATCATCCTTCCAATTTTGGGTATTCTAGTTATTAAAGGAGCAACTCAATTGGGTTTGGTGCAACCAGATCCCTTGTATCAGTTTGTTCTTCTCCTTGAATATGCACTTCCTCCAGCAATGGCTATAG GAACCATTGCCCAGTTGTTTGGAGCAGGTGAAGGTGAATGTTCTGTTATCATGCTATGGACATATGGTTTGGCGTCAGTTGCAGTCACTTTTTGGTCAACCTACTACATGTGGCTTGTGGCTTAA